The DNA window GCACGTGGGCCTGGCCTGGCTGCTCAGGCAGCGGGCGGTCACCGCGCCGATCATCGGCCCGCGCACGCTGGAGCAGCTCGAAGGCAGCATGCGCACGCTGGAGATCGAGCTGGACGACGCCGTGCTGGCCCGCCTGGACGAGATCTTCCCCGGTCACAAAACCGCGCCGGAGGACTACGCCTGGTAAAGGGCTCAGGTGAACAGCGCGCCGAGCACCACGATCAGCAGGAGCAGGCCGAGCACCAGGGGCAGCAGCCAGGAACGAGGACGATCCACGCCCTGGAGCCTAGTCCCGCTCGGCGGGTGCGAGCGCCCATTCGGCGAGTGACTCGTACCTCACCTGCGGTCCGCCGCTGCTGCGCACCAGCCGCACCGCCTCCGCCCGCCAGGGCGAGCCGCTGAAGCCCGACAGCGACTCCACCAGCGGGCGGAGGTCCGTCTCGGTCTTCGCGCGGGCCAGCGTGAGGTGCGGGTGGAGGGGTTTGGCGTCGGTCTGCGCGGCTCCCGCCCGGCGGGCGCCGGCGCGTACGGAGTCGGCGAGCCTCGTCATCGAGTCGCCGGTGACGCCGATCCAGAAGACGCGGGCCCTGCGCACGGAGGAGAAGGCGCCGAAGCCGGCGAAGGCCAGGTCGAGCGCATGGTGCCGGTGCACGGCGCGGGCCAGGCGGGTCTCCAGCTCCGGCAGCGCCCGCTCCGGCACCTCGCCGAAGAAGCCCAGCGTGATGTGCCACGTGGCCCGGTCGGGCCAGCGCAGCCCCGGCACCTGCCCGACGTGCGGCGCGATCGCGCGTTCGACCTCGTCCAGCACCTCGTCGGGCGGCACCAGGGCCGCGAAGAGCCTCATGCCATCCCATTGTGCCCGGCGGGCCGGAGGGTCAGGCCATCGCGAAGGAGGGCTTGGAGACCCGGCGGCTGATCAGCCGCGTCACCACGACCGCGAGCCCGGTGCCGACCAGCACCAGCACGCCGGACAGCATCACGCCCATGCGCGGTCCGCCGAGCTCCGACAGCCAGCCGACCAGCGGCGCGCCGAGCGGGGCCCCGCCGGTGAAGACCAGCATGTAGATGCCCATGACCCGGCCGCGCATCGCGGCCGACGTGGCGAGCTGCACGCTGGCGTTGGCCGCCGTGTTGACGGTGATCAGCGCGACCCCGGTCGGCACCAGCAGCAGCAGGTAGACCGGGTAGAACGGGGCCAGCCCGGTGAGGATCTGGAACGCCCCGAACCCGAGCGCCCCGGCGAACAGCACCTTGTTCGTCAGCTTGGCCCGCCGCGCCGCGAGCAGCGCGCCGCCCAGCGCGCCCACCGCGAACATGCTGGAGGCGAGGCCGAACGACGACGCGCCCGCCTTGAACACCTCGCGCGCCATCAGCGCGATCGACATCGAGAACGACTGCGAGAACATCGACACGAACCCGATGAGCAGCACGGGCAGCAGCAGCTCCTCGCGCCGCACGACGTACCGCAGGCCCTCGCGGAGCTGCCCCTTCGCCCTCGGCACCGGCTCGGCCGGGTTGAGCTCGGAGGCGCGCATGAACACCAGCGAGGAGATCACCGCGCCGAACGTCAGCGCGTTGACCAGGAAGATGGGGCCGGTGCCGCCGAGCACGTAGATCAGCACGCCGGCCAGCGCCGGGCCGACCACGCGGGCCAGGTTGAAGATGGAGCTGTTGAGCGCGATCGCGTTGGGCAGGTCGCGGCGGCCGACCATCTCGACCACGAACGCCTGCCGGGTCGGCACCTCCACGCAGGAGATCAGGCCGAGCAGGAACGCCATCACGTACACGTGCCACACCTGGGCGCTGCCGGTCATCGTCAGCACGCCGATGGTGAGGGCCAGCATGGCCATGAGGCTCTGGGCCGCGACGAGGATCGGGCGCTTCGGGTAGCGGTCGGCGAGCACGCCGCCGAACATGCCGAACAGCAGCATCGGCAGGAACTGCAGCGCGGTCGCCGTGCCGAGCGCCGCCGCGCTGCCGTTGGTCAGGTCGAGCACCAGCCAGTCCTGGGCGGTGCGCTGCAGCCAGGTGCCGACGTTGGAGACGGCGCCCCCGGCCGCGAACATGCGGTAGTTGCGAATCCTGAGCGACCGGAACATCCCGGTCCTGGGTTGTTCGGGCTCTATATCCTGCTGAGCTTCTCCAGAATCGGCGCGGCCTGCCTGAGGATGGACCTCTCCTCCGGGGAGAGCTCCTTCAGCCGCTGTGTCAGCCACGCGTCCTTGCGGCGGCGTTCTTCCTTCAGCAGCTTCTGGGCGGCCTCGGTCACGGTCACGGTCACCTGGCGCCGGTCGGTCGGATGCGGGGTGCGGGCGACCAGGCCGCGCTCCTCGAGACCGGCGATCACGCGCGTCATCGAGGGCGGTTGCACCTTCTCCAGCTCGGCCAGCTCGCCGGGGGTTATCCCGGAGTGCCGTTCCACCGCGGCGAGCGTCGCGAACTGGGTGGGCGTCAGCGAGTGTGCCGCCGCCTGTCGTCTCAGGCGCCGGTTCAGCCTGGCCAGCGAGACGCGCAAGGCCGAAGCCAGACCCGCGTCGCCGCGCAGACCCGTCCTGTGCGGGGTGTTGGTTAGCATGAGTCATTACCTTTGCTAACTATACGGCAGGGCATGATATTTCCCCAACTCCTCGGTCGTCTCACCCCTTGATACCCCGAAGCCGCCCCGCACGTGCGGAGCGGCTTCGGCCTTGCGTGAACCGAGGTCAGACCCCGAGCAGCGCCCGGATCGGACCGATCGCGAAGTAGAGCACGAACAGCACCGCGGTGCCCCACAGCAGCGGGTGCACCTCGCGCGCCTTGCCGCGCACCACCTTGATCAGCACGTAGCTGATGAAGCCGGCGCCGATGCCGTTGGAGACCGAGTAGGTGAACGGCATGATGACGATGGTGAGGAACGCCGGGATGGCCATCTCGTAGTCGTTCCAGTCGATGTCGCGGATCGCGGTCATCATGAGGAAGCCGACGACGACGAGCGCGGGCGCGGCGGCCTCGTACGGCACCACGGTCACGAGCGGCGCGAAGAAGATGGCCACCAGGAACAGCGCACCGGTCACCACGCTGGCCAGGCCGGTGCGGGCGCCCTCGCCGACGCCGGCGGCCGACTCGATGTAGGTCGTGTTGGAGGAGACCGAGCCCGCGCCGCCCGCCGCCGCGCCGATCGAGTCCACGAGCAGGATCTGCTTGGTACGCGGCAGCATGCCGTCCTCGCCGACCAGCCCCGCCTGCCGGCCGACGCCCACGACCGTGCCCATGGTGTCGAAGAAGTCGGTGATGAGCAGGGTGAAGACGAACAGCACGGCCAGCAGGATCGTCACCCGCTGGAAGCCGCCGATCGGGTCGAACTCCGTGAACAGCGCCAGCGGGTTGTGGAACCCGAAGATCTGCTCGGGGACGGTGGGCCGGTTGAGCTGCCAGCCGCCGGGGTTCTCGGCCGAGGACTTGCCGGCCTTGGCGAACACCTCGACGACGATGGCCAGGATCGTGGTGCCGACGATGCCGATGAGGATGGCGCCCTTCACCTTGCGCGCCACCATGGCGGCGGTGGCGAGCAGGCCCACGATGAAGACGAAGATGGGCCACGAGGTGAGGTTGCCCGCGATGCCCAGTTCCAGGGGCGTGCCCTGGGCCTTGCGCACGAAGCCGGCGTCCACGAAGCCGATCAGCGCGATGAACAGGCCGATGCCCACGCTGATCGCGGTCTTGAGCTGGGCCGGAATGGCGTGGAAGACCGCCGTGCGCAGCCCTGTCAGCACCAGGATCGCGATGATGACGCCTTCCAGGAAGACCAGGCCCATGGCCTCTTCCCAGCTCATCATCGTCGCGATGTTGAAGGTCACGAAAGCGTTGAGGCCGAGCCCGGCCGCCATCGCGAAGGGCACCTTGCCGATGACGCCCATGAGGATCGTCATCACGCCGGCCACGAACGCGGTGCCGGCGGCCACCAGCGCGACGTTGGGCTCGGTGCCGTCGCCGATGTACTGGCCTTCGATGTCCTTGCCGTACGCAATGATCAACGGGTTCAGCACGACGATGTACGCCATCGTGAAGAAGGTGGCCAGACCGCCCCGGACCTCCCGGGAGACGGTCGATCCTCGCTCGGTGATGGCGAAGAAGCGGTCCAGTGCGGATCGAGGTTCAGTGTTCTTTGTGTCGCTCACGACGCGAAGGGTGACAGTATGGGATGACCTGCGGAAAGTGTCAGTAATGATATCGAGACACTATTGGAAGCTAGGCTGAACCACGTGAAGCAGTGGCACCCCGACCCTGAGCCGATCAAGACCAACGACGTCGCCGCCGTCGGCGTCGGCACGGCCGTCTGGGCCGTCGCCCTGGTCGTCCTGTTGATCTTCCGTCCCGCCCCCGAGAACGAGTGGTGGATCTGGACCTGCGTCACGGGAGTGGCGTTCGGCTTCCTCGGCATGTGGATGGTCCGCCGCCCCCGCGACAGCTGACGCCCCGGACCGCCGTGGCGGCCCGGGACCCATGGGCCCCGGGCGCGCGCCCTCCGGCTCGCGGCCCGGGACTCTCGGCTACGACAGGTCGGCCTCGGCGAGCAGCAGCGGCACCGCGTCGGGGTCGCGCAGCAGCGCGGCCACCGCGAGCCGGTCGCCCCACTGGCCCGTGGCCCAGGCCAGCCCACGGGCCAGCCCGTCGATCCCGGTGCAGTGCACGGCGCCCTCGAAGTAGCGCCACGCGCACTCCACGCCGTCCACCAGCAGCTTCTCGTGCTCCACGTACGTGCCGGGCGCCGCCGGCAGCAGCGAGCGCACCTCGGCCGGCACCTCGCGCACCTCGCCCGCCGAGGTCACCTCCCCGGCCGTCAGCTCGCCCGCCAGCGGCAGGTCGAGCAGCTCCGACAGCGCCTCGGCCAGGTCGTAGGGGGCCAGCACCAGCGGCCGGTCGGCGACGAGCTGCAGCAGGTCGGGCGCCTCCACGACCACGGCGTCCTCGGCCGCCGCCACCACGATCGACCCGCGCAGCACCGCCCGCACCCGCGACGGCGGCGCCACCCGCTCGGGCTCGACGCCCGCCAGCGCCACCCACAGCGCGCGCAGCTGGGCCCGGTCGACCTCGACGGCCTCGTCGGCCATGAGGTCGAGCAGCTCCTCGGGACCGCCGTGCGAGGCCAGCAGCTCGGCCAGCGTGGTGCGGACGCCGATCATCGCCAGCGCCCCCTCGTCGAGCCCGGCGGGAGCGTCGGCGTAGAGGCCCTGCAGCAGCGGATCGGCGCCGGGAAGGCGCAGCTCCAGCGGCTTGCGCCCGTCGAGCACCGGATGGCGGGCCAGCCACCACGCGGTGTAGGACGGCACCTCGACGCCGGCGATCCGCAGCGGGTGGAGCGCGGCCCGCAGCGGCGGCCGGGCCAGCAGCGCCAGCGCGGCCGCCCAGTCGGCCACCAGCTCCAGGTCGCGCACCGCCGTGAACTCGGGGATCAGCGGGGGCACGTCGAGGTCGGGCAGCAGGTCGAGCACGTGGTCGAGCCAGTCGACCTCGCCGTCGAGGTCGTGGTCGCACTCGTCGGGGTCGAGCAGGACGTCCTCGTCGTGGACGACGGCGAACCCGTCGAGCACACCCGCCGCGGCCAGCACGCGGGGCCCGTAGGCCTCCTCCAGCGCGGCCGAGGCGATCCCCAGGTGGCCGCCGGGCTCCAGCACCCCGGCCAGCGCGCCGTCGGCCAGCATGAGCTCGCCGGCCGGGTAGAGCTCGCCGTCGGCGCCCGGCAGGGCCAGCTCGGCCAGCCAGGGCGCCTCGCCCGGCGCCAGCCCTGCGGCCTGGACGAGGGAGAGCACGGCCCGCGCCACCGGCTCGGGGTCGGGGCTGTCGAGCGACTGCGCCACGGCGGCCTTGGTCAGCGGGTCCTCCAGGACCGTGCGCGGCGTGGCCTCGGCCGCGCCCAGCCGCAGCAGCGCGGGATGGGCCGCCTCCGGGTGGACGATGCGCAGCCCGAGCGGCGTCAGGTCGAGCTCGGCCCCGCCGTCGGTCAGGATGAGCGTGCCGCGCGGCCCGCGCACCACGCGCCCGTCGGCGAGCGGCACCGGCAGCGCGCCCAGCGACTCGGGGTCGTCGGCGGGCAGCACCTCGTACAGCGAGCGCCACCAGGACGGCTCGCGCCCCTCCACGGCCTCGCCCGACAGCAGGTCGACCACGTCGGCCAGCTCGACCCGGCGCACGCCGAGCGCGGTCATCGCCGGATGGCGCGGCGGCCAGCCGGCCGGCAGCAGGCCGGGTACGAAGGCGGCGACCGTGGCCAGCAGCTCGGCCGACCCGGCGGCGAGCACGGCGGCCTCCCTGCCGCTCACCACCCAGCCGCCCGCCTCCGGCTCGGGCGCGGGCTGCTCCACCTGCCAGGCGGCGTCGGGCTCGTAGACCTCGGCGTCGGCGAACGACGGCGTCTGCACGGCCGGCGCGGGCGCGGACAGCGCGGGCAGCAGGGGCGTGCCGGGCAGCCGGTCGAGCACGGCCCGCCGGACCCGGGCGTCCAGCTCGCCCTTGCCCATGAAGGCGGGCACCAGGTCGAGCAGCTTCGACGTGCGGGGCAGCTCGCGCAGCAGCCGGACGTAGGCGTCGGCGGCCCGCTCGACGAGGAAGTCGGCCAGCGGCCCCTTGGCGACGTGCCGCCGGTCGGTGGCCATGGGGAACGAGGCGATCAGCAGCGCGGGCAGGTCGAGCGGCTCGTCGCTGGGCGTCGGGGCGTGCACCACGGGCGGCACGCCCGCGGGCAGCGGCCCGGGCTCGCCGGTGCCGGTGACGGGCACCGCCCAGCGCAGCGACCAGTAGGGGCGGGCCCGCTCCTCGGTGGGCCGGTCCGCGAACAGCGCGGCCACCTGCTCGGGCGTGAACTCCCCCGAGTCGGAGACCACGTGCCAGCCGTCGGCGACGACCCTGCGCTTCTCGCCGTCGACGTCGATCTCGATGAGCTCCAGCGCGGGCAGGCCGAGCGGCAGGGCCGGGCCGGTCTCGGCCAGCATGCGGCGCACCGCCTCGACCGTGGCGGCGTCGCGCAGCGGCAGGCGTACGAGGGTGTCGAAGCCCTCAGGGATGTCGACCAGGGGCGGCTCGTCGAACGGCAGCCGCAGCAGCGGCACGTGCCCCGACCGGTCGGCCAGCTCGCCGGCCAGCGCCGGGACGTCGGCGACCAGTGCCGCGGTGTCGGTGCGGGACCACCGCACCGCCCCGGAGCCGCGCGAGCCGATGGACGGCGCGTCGGTCACCGAGACCACCGCCGCGAACCCGACGCCGAAGCGCCCGGCCGCGCCGGCCTCGTCGCGCTTGCCGGAGGCCCGCAGCGTGGAGAGGCTCTGCACGCCGGTCGCGTCGAGCGGCGCGCCGGTGTTGGCCGCGGTGAGCACGTCGCCCCGCAACGTCAGCCGCAGCACCCCTGGCACGCCCGCCCGCAGGGCCGCGTCGGCGGCGTTCTGCGCGAGCTCGACGATCAGCCGGTCGCGGTAGCCGCCGAGCGCGAAGTCCTCCTCGGCGTTGGCGTCCTCGCGGAACCTGGCGGGCGAGGCGGTCCACGCGGCGAGGACTGCGGCCCGCATCCGGTCACAGCCAAAGGTGTCGGTCATCGATCACGATCCTGATGAGGTTGAGGGTGGGCCAGGGTAGGTTAGCGGCCACCGGCGACAGGAAACCCGCTTACCGCCCTGCCCCCAGCCTGACACCTCGATCAGGAATGACCGAGCTCCTCCGACCCCGACTCGTCGACGGATCCCGGCTCCTCGGCGGAGCCCGGCTCCTCGTCGAACACGTCGACGGGCCCCGGCTCCTCCTCCATCAGGTCGAAGCCGAGGTCGTCGAGGATCGGGATGGCCGCCTCCATCGGCGGCGGCAGCACGGCGGCCTCGGAATGGGCGCCGCACCCGTGGTCGGCGGAGACCACCTTGCCGTCGTCGGGGGTGTACTCATTGGTGCACACCCCGAACATCTGCCGCAGCCCACCCGCGAGCAGCCAGTAGAAGCCGCAGGTGGAGCACTGCGCGGGAGCGGCGTGTGCGATCGGTGTATGCGGCCCGTGCTCGCCGGAGTGCCAGCGCCTGGCAGCCCGGTCCCTGCCGATGGCCGAGAGCACACGTGCCCGGCCCAGGCCGTACTCGAAAAGCGCCTGATGGTCGGCGTCCTCGTCGACCTCGGTGAAACCCGGCGCCAGCCGGT is part of the Nonomuraea coxensis DSM 45129 genome and encodes:
- a CDS encoding DUF3027 domain-containing protein, with product MSRTRARVPAPDQACAEAVELARAAAEELARPGEPGEHLGFESEGDRIVTHYFACLDRAYRGWRWAVTVTRASRAKKVTVSEAVLLPGPGALLAPEWLPWSERLRPGDLGVGDLLPAAEDDDRLAPGFTEVDEDADHQALFEYGLGRARVLSAIGRDRAARRWHSGEHGPHTPIAHAAPAQCSTCGFYWLLAGGLRQMFGVCTNEYTPDDGKVVSADHGCGAHSEAAVLPPPMEAAIPILDDLGFDLMEEEPGPVDVFDEEPGSAEEPGSVDESGSEELGHS
- a CDS encoding NCS2 family permease; the protein is MSDTKNTEPRSALDRFFAITERGSTVSREVRGGLATFFTMAYIVVLNPLIIAYGKDIEGQYIGDGTEPNVALVAAGTAFVAGVMTILMGVIGKVPFAMAAGLGLNAFVTFNIATMMSWEEAMGLVFLEGVIIAILVLTGLRTAVFHAIPAQLKTAISVGIGLFIALIGFVDAGFVRKAQGTPLELGIAGNLTSWPIFVFIVGLLATAAMVARKVKGAILIGIVGTTILAIVVEVFAKAGKSSAENPGGWQLNRPTVPEQIFGFHNPLALFTEFDPIGGFQRVTILLAVLFVFTLLITDFFDTMGTVVGVGRQAGLVGEDGMLPRTKQILLVDSIGAAAGGAGSVSSNTTYIESAAGVGEGARTGLASVVTGALFLVAIFFAPLVTVVPYEAAAPALVVVGFLMMTAIRDIDWNDYEMAIPAFLTIVIMPFTYSVSNGIGAGFISYVLIKVVRGKAREVHPLLWGTAVLFVLYFAIGPIRALLGV
- a CDS encoding DUF2530 domain-containing protein → MKQWHPDPEPIKTNDVAAVGVGTAVWAVALVVLLIFRPAPENEWWIWTCVTGVAFGFLGMWMVRRPRDS
- a CDS encoding MarR family winged helix-turn-helix transcriptional regulator; translation: MLTNTPHRTGLRGDAGLASALRVSLARLNRRLRRQAAAHSLTPTQFATLAAVERHSGITPGELAELEKVQPPSMTRVIAGLEERGLVARTPHPTDRRQVTVTVTEAAQKLLKEERRRKDAWLTQRLKELSPEERSILRQAAPILEKLSRI
- the thpR gene encoding RNA 2',3'-cyclic phosphodiesterase: MRLFAALVPPDEVLDEVERAIAPHVGQVPGLRWPDRATWHITLGFFGEVPERALPELETRLARAVHRHHALDLAFAGFGAFSSVRRARVFWIGVTGDSMTRLADSVRAGARRAGAAQTDAKPLHPHLTLARAKTETDLRPLVESLSGFSGSPWRAEAVRLVRSSGGPQVRYESLAEWALAPAERD
- a CDS encoding sacsin N-terminal ATP-binding-like domain-containing protein gives rise to the protein MTDTFGCDRMRAAVLAAWTASPARFREDANAEEDFALGGYRDRLIVELAQNAADAALRAGVPGVLRLTLRGDVLTAANTGAPLDATGVQSLSTLRASGKRDEAGAAGRFGVGFAAVVSVTDAPSIGSRGSGAVRWSRTDTAALVADVPALAGELADRSGHVPLLRLPFDEPPLVDIPEGFDTLVRLPLRDAATVEAVRRMLAETGPALPLGLPALELIEIDVDGEKRRVVADGWHVVSDSGEFTPEQVAALFADRPTEERARPYWSLRWAVPVTGTGEPGPLPAGVPPVVHAPTPSDEPLDLPALLIASFPMATDRRHVAKGPLADFLVERAADAYVRLLRELPRTSKLLDLVPAFMGKGELDARVRRAVLDRLPGTPLLPALSAPAPAVQTPSFADAEVYEPDAAWQVEQPAPEPEAGGWVVSGREAAVLAAGSAELLATVAAFVPGLLPAGWPPRHPAMTALGVRRVELADVVDLLSGEAVEGREPSWWRSLYEVLPADDPESLGALPVPLADGRVVRGPRGTLILTDGGAELDLTPLGLRIVHPEAAHPALLRLGAAEATPRTVLEDPLTKAAVAQSLDSPDPEPVARAVLSLVQAAGLAPGEAPWLAELALPGADGELYPAGELMLADGALAGVLEPGGHLGIASAALEEAYGPRVLAAAGVLDGFAVVHDEDVLLDPDECDHDLDGEVDWLDHVLDLLPDLDVPPLIPEFTAVRDLELVADWAAALALLARPPLRAALHPLRIAGVEVPSYTAWWLARHPVLDGRKPLELRLPGADPLLQGLYADAPAGLDEGALAMIGVRTTLAELLASHGGPEELLDLMADEAVEVDRAQLRALWVALAGVEPERVAPPSRVRAVLRGSIVVAAAEDAVVVEAPDLLQLVADRPLVLAPYDLAEALSELLDLPLAGELTAGEVTSAGEVREVPAEVRSLLPAAPGTYVEHEKLLVDGVECAWRYFEGAVHCTGIDGLARGLAWATGQWGDRLAVAALLRDPDAVPLLLAEADLS
- a CDS encoding MFS transporter, with the protein product MFRSLRIRNYRMFAAGGAVSNVGTWLQRTAQDWLVLDLTNGSAAALGTATALQFLPMLLFGMFGGVLADRYPKRPILVAAQSLMAMLALTIGVLTMTGSAQVWHVYVMAFLLGLISCVEVPTRQAFVVEMVGRRDLPNAIALNSSIFNLARVVGPALAGVLIYVLGGTGPIFLVNALTFGAVISSLVFMRASELNPAEPVPRAKGQLREGLRYVVRREELLLPVLLIGFVSMFSQSFSMSIALMAREVFKAGASSFGLASSMFAVGALGGALLAARRAKLTNKVLFAGALGFGAFQILTGLAPFYPVYLLLLVPTGVALITVNTAANASVQLATSAAMRGRVMGIYMLVFTGGAPLGAPLVGWLSELGGPRMGVMLSGVLVLVGTGLAVVVTRLISRRVSKPSFAMA